The following are encoded together in the Lysobacter silvisoli genome:
- a CDS encoding N-acetylglucosamine-6-phosphate deacetylase translates to MTAAPRTLQGRILTERGWVRGEIEFDRRVRAIRADAHGGDGDELPWILPGFIDLHVHGGAGVDLMEGGDAADTIARTHARHGTTALLGTTMTAHEDEIVHALRGLAAAIAERRPGAARVLGVHLEGPYISPQRLGAQPPLTVEATLEQVQRLHALAPIRVLTLAPEIGRHQALIAPLSAMGIRVQLGHSAGSYDDGVAALQAGAAGFTHLFNGMTGVDHYRPGIATAALAHAQYAELIPDLQHVHPGAIRAALRAIPRLYCVTDATAATDMPDGEYALGSQRVHKHQCCVRLATGSLAGSALTMDQALRNLVALGLDLADASQRLSRYPADYLGLHDRGRLQPEACADLVVLDAQLQPRQVYVEGEAIALD, encoded by the coding sequence TTGACCGCAGCGCCGCGCACCTTGCAGGGCCGCATCCTGACCGAACGCGGTTGGGTGCGCGGCGAGATCGAATTCGACCGGCGCGTGCGCGCGATCCGCGCCGACGCGCACGGCGGCGACGGCGACGAACTGCCGTGGATCCTGCCCGGCTTCATCGACCTGCACGTGCACGGCGGCGCCGGCGTGGACCTGATGGAAGGCGGCGACGCGGCCGACACCATCGCCCGCACCCACGCCCGCCACGGCACCACCGCCCTGCTGGGCACCACCATGACCGCGCACGAGGACGAGATCGTCCACGCCTTGCGCGGCCTGGCCGCGGCCATCGCCGAACGCAGGCCCGGCGCCGCGCGGGTGCTGGGCGTGCATCTGGAAGGCCCCTACATCAGCCCGCAGCGCCTGGGCGCGCAGCCGCCGTTGACGGTGGAGGCCACGCTGGAACAGGTGCAGCGGCTGCACGCGCTGGCGCCGATCAGGGTGCTGACCCTGGCGCCGGAGATCGGCCGCCACCAGGCGCTGATCGCGCCGCTGAGCGCCATGGGCATCCGCGTGCAGCTGGGCCACAGCGCCGGCAGCTACGACGACGGCGTGGCCGCGCTGCAGGCCGGCGCGGCCGGCTTCACCCATCTGTTCAACGGCATGACCGGCGTGGACCACTACCGCCCCGGCATCGCCACCGCCGCGCTCGCGCATGCGCAGTACGCCGAGCTGATTCCGGACCTGCAGCACGTGCACCCGGGCGCGATCCGCGCCGCGTTGCGCGCGATCCCGCGGCTGTACTGCGTGACCGACGCCACCGCCGCCACCGACATGCCCGACGGCGAGTACGCGCTGGGCTCGCAGCGCGTGCACAAGCACCAGTGCTGCGTGCGCCTGGCCACCGGCTCGCTGGCCGGCAGCGCGCTGACCATGGACCAGGCGCTGCGCAATCTGGTCGCGCTGGGCCTGGACCTGGCCGACGCCTCGCAGCGCCTGTCGCGCTATCCCGCCGACTACCTGGGCCTGCACGACCGCGGCCGCCTGCAGCCCGAAGCCTGTGCCGATCTGGTGGTGTTGGACGCGCAACTGCAGCCGCGCCAGGTCTACGTCGAAGGCGAAGCGATCGCGCTCGACTGA
- a CDS encoding ROK family protein — protein MQLHYGIDIGGTKIELAACDDALQVRYRRRIDTPTQDYAGFLRAVAELVDAADRELQQAGHAVGIALPGVVDRSNGRQLSANVPALTGQRVGHDLQELLRRPLQLGNDLQCFALSEAHGGAAEGYPSMFGAILGTGAGGGYCLGGRLIAGYNGIAGEWGHWSVPAHLLARHGLPMLDCACGLRGCVERYVSGGGLAAIHRGLGGDAPHAEAIIALAEQGDAPALRALDIHLDLLGHSLASLIMAVDPHVIVLGGGLSKSQRLYRELPGAVAAHLFRGVRVPPILPPAFGDAGGARGAALLARQHAPAP, from the coding sequence ATGCAGCTGCATTACGGCATCGACATCGGCGGCACCAAGATCGAGCTGGCCGCTTGCGACGACGCGTTGCAGGTGCGCTACCGCCGCCGCATCGACACGCCGACCCAGGACTACGCCGGCTTCCTGCGCGCGGTGGCGGAACTGGTGGACGCGGCCGACCGCGAACTGCAGCAGGCCGGCCACGCGGTCGGCATCGCCCTGCCCGGCGTGGTCGACCGCAGCAACGGCCGCCAGCTCAGCGCCAACGTGCCGGCGCTGACCGGGCAGCGCGTGGGTCACGACCTGCAAGAATTGCTGCGGCGCCCGCTGCAGCTGGGCAACGACCTGCAATGCTTCGCCTTGTCCGAAGCCCATGGCGGCGCCGCCGAGGGCTACCCCAGCATGTTCGGGGCGATCCTCGGCACCGGCGCGGGCGGCGGCTATTGCCTGGGCGGCCGCCTGATCGCCGGCTACAACGGCATCGCCGGCGAATGGGGCCACTGGAGCGTGCCGGCGCATCTGCTGGCCAGGCACGGCCTGCCGATGCTGGATTGCGCCTGCGGCCTGCGCGGCTGCGTGGAGCGCTACGTGTCCGGCGGCGGCCTGGCTGCGATCCATCGCGGCCTGGGCGGCGATGCGCCGCATGCCGAAGCCATCATCGCCCTGGCCGAACAAGGCGACGCGCCGGCGCTGCGCGCGCTCGACATCCATCTGGACCTGCTCGGCCACAGCCTGGCCAGCCTGATCATGGCCGTGGACCCGCACGTGATCGTGCTCGGCGGCGGCCTGTCCAAATCGCAGCGCCTGTACCGCGAACTGCCCGGCGCGGTGGCCGCGCATCTGTTCCGCGGCGTGCGCGTGCCGCCGATCCTGCCGCCGGCCTTCGGCGATGCCGGCGGCGCGCGCGGCGCGGCGCTGCTCGCGCGCCAGCACGCACCCGCCCCCTGA
- a CDS encoding SIS domain-containing protein: protein MDAPSLTDLPAWQRLGGGHTAEEIAQQPALWEALAESLQAQSAQLQDFLADWLQQPQHRVIFTGAGSSGFIAEMVADQIDAQWPAEVRVVHTTSLLTHPALYLQRERPTLLVSFARSGSSPESTAAVDLVRERVAQARFLDITCNRDGELARRGQGRADTCTLLMPEASCDRAFAMTSSLSCMLLAALSVFADTPWPQRVRALRALAAQARLALAQWDAPVVALAQAPYSRVIYLGSGPLEALAREAALKLLELTAGRVLALANTPLGFRHGPKSTIDGDTLVVVLRSAQPLARRYEQDLLDELRRDGIAGRVLSVGPHSDVGAQDDYALAAPDLPDPWLAPLWLCFAQRYALQRSSALGLTPDNPFPDGTVNRVVQGVTIHRLD, encoded by the coding sequence ATGGACGCTCCTTCGCTCACCGACTTGCCCGCCTGGCAGCGCCTGGGCGGCGGCCACACCGCCGAAGAAATCGCCCAGCAGCCCGCGCTGTGGGAGGCCCTGGCCGAGTCGCTGCAGGCGCAGTCGGCGCAGCTGCAGGACTTCCTCGCCGATTGGCTGCAGCAGCCGCAGCACCGGGTGATCTTCACCGGCGCCGGCAGCTCCGGCTTCATCGCCGAAATGGTCGCCGACCAGATCGATGCGCAGTGGCCTGCCGAAGTGCGCGTGGTCCACACCACCAGCCTGCTCACCCACCCCGCGCTGTACCTGCAGCGCGAGCGGCCGACGCTGCTGGTGTCGTTCGCGCGCAGCGGCTCCAGCCCGGAAAGCACGGCCGCGGTCGACCTGGTGCGCGAGCGCGTGGCCCAGGCGCGCTTCCTCGACATCACCTGCAACCGCGACGGCGAACTCGCGCGCCGCGGCCAGGGCCGCGCCGACACCTGCACCCTGCTCATGCCCGAGGCCAGCTGCGATCGCGCCTTCGCCATGACCAGCAGCCTGAGCTGCATGCTGCTGGCCGCGCTGAGCGTGTTCGCCGATACGCCGTGGCCGCAACGCGTGCGGGCGCTGCGCGCGCTGGCCGCGCAGGCCCGCCTCGCCTTGGCGCAGTGGGACGCGCCGGTGGTCGCGCTGGCGCAGGCGCCGTACTCGCGCGTGATCTACCTGGGCAGCGGCCCGCTGGAAGCGCTGGCGCGCGAAGCCGCGCTCAAGCTGCTGGAACTCACCGCCGGGCGCGTGCTGGCGCTGGCGAACACGCCGCTGGGTTTCCGCCACGGCCCCAAGTCCACCATCGACGGCGACACGCTGGTGGTGGTGCTGCGCAGCGCGCAGCCGCTGGCGCGCCGCTACGAACAGGACCTGCTGGACGAACTGCGCCGCGACGGCATCGCCGGACGCGTGCTGTCGGTGGGTCCGCACAGCGACGTGGGCGCGCAAGACGATTACGCCCTGGCCGCGCCGGACCTGCCCGATCCGTGGCTGGCGCCGCTGTGGCTGTGCTTCGCCCAACGCTATGCGCTGCAGCGCTCCTCGGCGCTGGGCCTGACGCCCGACAACCCCTTCCCCGACGGCACCGTGAACCGGGTCGTGCAGGGCGTGACCATCCACCGGCTGGACTGA
- a CDS encoding TonB-dependent receptor domain-containing protein, whose translation MLHSSQRCRHRRIPVNALSFALAAALVAGPLHAQTAAPDAASKDDATEIERLEVTGTNIKRTDVETASPVQVISKQDIENMGARTLLQVLDNLPAARPAQVDSKSLFTGSDGASQANLRGLGAQGTLVLLNGRRLSYYGAPAGFQTQFVNIDAIPAAAIERMEVLTDGASAVYGTDAVAGVINVITKREYRGAEINLTTDFAPRFDSYGEHQLSLTGGFGDLDEDRYNVYASVNLYRRDPIPLSEWYDKKPEQFYVNNPNYINNLRLGTGSAPGVFNPGSYFAIDPVTGRRTQEAAPGCQNVVMEAAGPRCIWQTWLNNEIDGGAESERATAYVSARFLLGETTEAFAEATYTDIDLRANGGTPRSFGTTTGNPTSWFSRNTGNTVNQFLYPYLGPNNVYNKASPALRAINGGVVGLQYLLQDVGGDYFGQRNTDKSYRGMFGLRGALGDWNWESAFTTAGSHSVTYQTVNVNLEGFERAFGPFTIDPGTGRVIISDNPAYKFGEISEANAKLLREAYPTFDIESWTRLHTLDGKIEGPLFSLPAGEVRAAFGFNLSRETFFTPGNEDAANGLITQQGGSWFDGKRTTYALFAESVAPITDKLELELAARLDKYPNFNANLAPKIGLKYQAFEQLLLRGTYSEGFRAPSLAESGEGGVFAQIGGYRDEVRCNETNAIANLLLQSARPGDVDLGRTLRNSDCSRNVARLTQPNRDLEPEKAKIATLGFVYEPTNWLSVSADYWFIYRRNEIVAPDYSKPDDIIAMTRFGITDADRANLAALAAMCADPASGVTCPGTLPGYSIGNISSVIGQYKNRGRTLVDGFDIDARSRFDLGDWGRLNVGVAATIARRNMYNTGDESGWLYGNTVGYYNNPRLRATFNVDWNYGDWNTSFYVNYVGKTKWAYDRIDEQDNNAETCTGSYVSVQPSKCDGAPAWWTANLGVTWRPTEKLTVGATVKNLFDRHPFYDPNDWMTFPGYTNNFGRIFSVSLGYKF comes from the coding sequence ATGTTGCATTCAAGCCAACGCTGTCGCCATCGCCGCATCCCCGTCAATGCGCTGTCCTTCGCCTTGGCCGCCGCCCTGGTCGCCGGCCCGCTGCACGCGCAGACCGCCGCGCCGGACGCCGCATCCAAGGACGACGCCACCGAGATCGAGCGGCTCGAGGTCACCGGTACCAACATCAAGCGCACCGACGTCGAGACCGCCTCGCCGGTGCAGGTCATCAGCAAGCAGGACATCGAGAACATGGGCGCGCGCACCCTGTTGCAGGTGCTCGACAACCTGCCGGCGGCGCGGCCGGCGCAGGTGGACTCCAAGTCGCTGTTCACCGGTTCCGACGGCGCCTCGCAGGCCAACCTGCGCGGCCTGGGCGCGCAGGGCACCCTGGTGCTGTTGAACGGCCGCCGCCTGTCCTACTACGGCGCGCCCGCGGGCTTCCAGACCCAGTTCGTCAACATCGACGCGATTCCGGCCGCGGCGATCGAACGCATGGAAGTGCTGACCGACGGCGCCTCGGCCGTGTACGGCACCGACGCGGTCGCCGGCGTGATCAACGTGATCACCAAGCGCGAGTACCGCGGCGCCGAGATCAACCTCACCACCGACTTCGCCCCGCGCTTCGATTCCTACGGCGAGCACCAGCTCAGCCTGACCGGCGGCTTCGGCGACCTGGACGAGGACCGCTACAACGTCTATGCCTCGGTCAACCTGTACCGGCGCGACCCGATTCCGCTGTCGGAGTGGTACGACAAGAAGCCCGAGCAGTTCTACGTCAACAACCCGAACTACATCAACAACCTGCGCCTGGGCACCGGCAGCGCGCCGGGCGTGTTCAATCCCGGCAGCTACTTCGCGATCGATCCGGTCACCGGCCGGCGCACCCAGGAAGCCGCGCCGGGCTGCCAGAACGTGGTGATGGAAGCCGCCGGCCCGCGCTGCATCTGGCAGACCTGGCTCAACAACGAGATCGACGGCGGCGCCGAGTCCGAGCGCGCCACCGCCTACGTCAGCGCGCGCTTCCTGCTGGGCGAGACCACGGAGGCGTTCGCCGAGGCCACGTACACCGACATCGACCTGCGCGCCAACGGCGGCACGCCGCGCAGCTTCGGCACCACCACCGGCAACCCGACCAGCTGGTTCTCGCGCAACACCGGCAACACCGTCAACCAGTTCCTCTACCCTTACCTGGGCCCCAACAACGTCTACAACAAGGCCAGCCCGGCGCTGCGCGCGATCAACGGCGGCGTGGTCGGCCTGCAGTACCTGCTGCAGGACGTGGGCGGCGACTACTTCGGCCAGCGCAATACCGACAAGAGCTACCGCGGCATGTTCGGCCTGCGCGGCGCGCTGGGCGACTGGAACTGGGAAAGCGCGTTCACCACCGCCGGTTCGCACTCGGTCACCTACCAGACGGTCAACGTCAACCTGGAAGGCTTCGAGCGCGCGTTCGGCCCGTTCACCATCGACCCGGGCACGGGCCGCGTGATCATCTCCGACAACCCGGCCTACAAGTTCGGCGAGATCAGCGAGGCCAACGCCAAGCTGCTGCGCGAGGCTTACCCGACCTTCGACATCGAGTCCTGGACGCGCCTGCACACCCTGGACGGCAAGATCGAAGGCCCGCTGTTCTCGCTGCCCGCCGGCGAGGTGCGCGCGGCGTTCGGCTTCAACCTTAGCCGCGAAACCTTCTTCACCCCCGGCAACGAGGACGCGGCCAACGGCCTGATCACCCAGCAGGGCGGTTCCTGGTTCGACGGTAAGCGCACCACCTATGCGCTGTTCGCCGAGTCGGTGGCGCCGATCACCGACAAGCTGGAGCTGGAACTGGCCGCGCGCCTGGACAAGTACCCGAACTTCAACGCCAACCTGGCGCCCAAGATCGGCCTGAAGTACCAGGCCTTCGAGCAACTGCTGCTGCGCGGCACCTATTCCGAAGGCTTCCGCGCGCCCAGCCTGGCCGAGTCCGGCGAAGGCGGCGTGTTCGCGCAGATCGGCGGCTACCGCGACGAAGTGCGCTGCAACGAGACCAACGCCATCGCCAACCTGCTGCTGCAGTCCGCGCGCCCCGGCGACGTGGACCTGGGCCGTACGCTGCGCAATTCCGACTGCAGCCGCAACGTCGCGCGCCTGACCCAGCCCAACCGCGACCTGGAGCCAGAAAAGGCCAAGATCGCCACCCTGGGCTTCGTCTACGAGCCGACGAACTGGCTGTCGGTCTCGGCCGACTACTGGTTCATCTACCGCCGCAATGAAATCGTCGCTCCGGACTACAGCAAGCCCGACGACATCATCGCCATGACCCGCTTCGGCATCACCGATGCCGACCGCGCCAACTTGGCCGCGCTGGCGGCGATGTGCGCCGACCCGGCCAGCGGCGTGACCTGCCCGGGCACGCTGCCCGGCTACAGCATCGGCAACATCTCCAGCGTGATCGGCCAGTACAAGAACCGCGGCCGCACCCTGGTCGACGGCTTCGACATCGACGCGCGCAGCCGCTTCGACCTGGGCGACTGGGGCCGCTTGAACGTGGGCGTGGCCGCGACCATCGCCCGCCGCAACATGTACAACACCGGCGACGAGTCGGGCTGGCTGTACGGCAATACCGTGGGCTACTACAACAACCCGCGTCTGCGTGCGACCTTCAACGTGGACTGGAACTACGGCGACTGGAACACCAGCTTCTACGTCAACTACGTGGGCAAGACCAAGTGGGCCTACGATCGCATCGACGAGCAGGACAACAACGCCGAAACCTGCACCGGCAGCTACGTGTCGGTGCAGCCCAGCAAGTGCGACGGCGCGCCGGCCTGGTGGACCGCCAACCTGGGCGTGACTTGGCGTCCGACCGAGAAGCTCACGGTCGGGGCGACGGTGAAGAACCTGTTCGACCGCCATCCGTTCTACGACCCCAACGACTGGATGACCTTCCCCGGCTACACCAACAACTTCGGCCGCATCTTCAGCGTGTCGCTGGGCTACAAGTTCTGA
- a CDS encoding D-tagatose-bisphosphate aldolase, class II, non-catalytic subunit, whose protein sequence is MSAVSALIAAHRSGQNVGLYSVCCSNEQVLVAAMQVAQRYGTPLLIEATSNQVDQFGGYTGMTPAQYRDYVLALAREHGFPEQRLILGGDHLGPNAWQRLPAEQAMAHARELIAAYAAAGFHKIHLDCSMACADDPTPLPDDTVAARSAELARIAERSAREAGRPPPVYVIGTEVPVPGGEASLHGGVAVTRPEAAAATLEIHRRAFAAPDLAPAWERVIAMVVQPGVDFDHSQVQHYDAPAAAALSDFIETQPRLVFEAHSTDYQNEAGLHALVRDHYAILKVGPAATYAYREALFALAAIEQSLVPAERRSDLVDTLDRVMRERPQHWVKHYSGDAQQLRLLRAYALSDRCRYYWGEPELQTAVHTLIDNLSAQPLPEILLRQFLPEQQREVEAGRLAAEPLALIRHKVAQRLAEYARACARNGAGTRTAVDNESDGAKALSQR, encoded by the coding sequence GTGTCCGCTGTGTCCGCCTTGATCGCCGCCCACCGCTCCGGCCAGAACGTGGGCCTGTACAGCGTGTGCTGCAGCAACGAACAGGTGCTGGTGGCGGCGATGCAGGTCGCGCAGCGCTACGGCACGCCGCTGCTGATCGAGGCCACGTCCAACCAGGTCGACCAGTTCGGCGGCTACACCGGCATGACCCCGGCGCAGTACCGCGATTACGTGCTGGCGCTGGCGCGCGAACACGGCTTCCCCGAGCAGCGCCTGATCCTGGGCGGCGACCACCTGGGCCCGAACGCCTGGCAGCGCCTGCCCGCCGAGCAGGCGATGGCGCACGCGCGCGAACTCATCGCCGCCTACGCCGCCGCCGGCTTCCACAAGATTCACCTGGACTGCAGCATGGCCTGCGCCGACGACCCCACGCCGCTGCCGGACGACACGGTGGCGGCGCGTTCGGCGGAACTGGCGCGCATCGCCGAACGCAGCGCGCGCGAGGCCGGCCGGCCGCCGCCGGTGTACGTGATCGGCACCGAGGTGCCGGTGCCCGGCGGCGAAGCCTCGCTCCACGGCGGCGTGGCGGTGACCCGGCCCGAGGCCGCCGCGGCCACACTGGAGATCCACCGCCGCGCGTTCGCCGCGCCGGACCTGGCCCCGGCCTGGGAACGGGTGATCGCGATGGTGGTGCAGCCGGGCGTGGATTTCGACCACAGCCAGGTGCAGCACTACGACGCGCCGGCGGCCGCGGCGCTGTCGGACTTCATCGAGACCCAGCCGCGGCTGGTGTTCGAGGCGCATTCCACCGACTACCAGAACGAGGCCGGGCTGCACGCGCTGGTGCGCGACCACTACGCCATCCTCAAGGTCGGGCCGGCGGCGACCTATGCCTACCGCGAGGCGCTGTTCGCGCTGGCCGCGATCGAGCAGTCGCTGGTCCCGGCCGAACGGCGCTCGGACCTGGTGGACACCCTGGACCGCGTCATGCGCGAGCGCCCGCAGCATTGGGTCAAGCACTACAGCGGCGACGCGCAGCAGCTGCGCCTGCTGCGCGCCTACGCCCTCAGCGACCGCTGCCGTTATTACTGGGGCGAGCCGGAACTGCAGACGGCGGTGCACACCCTGATCGACAACCTCAGCGCGCAGCCGCTGCCGGAGATCCTGTTGCGCCAGTTCCTGCCCGAGCAGCAGCGCGAGGTCGAAGCCGGGCGCCTAGCCGCCGAGCCGCTGGCGCTGATCCGGCACAAGGTGGCGCAACGGCTGGCCGAGTACGCGCGCGCCTGCGCACGCAACGGCGCCGGCACGCGCACCGCGGTCGACAACGAAAGCGACGGCGCCAAAGCGCTTTCGCAACGCTAA
- a CDS encoding TIM-barrel domain-containing protein — protein sequence METRVRCRRLLALALWPALLVCTLPALADGVGNLRSVDVATARDGRAAWQIDTDTGARLRIELLRADTLRVQAGRQGKLTPPGDKAAPIVLPQADAAPQYSFEEDAQELRIRTDALVLHIQRQPLRLALDRIDGGRALPLWRELQPLDLSPQQSVQVLSSAADEHYYGGGQQNGRYEFKGRELEISYSGGWEEGDRPSPAPMLLSSRGWGMLRNTWSDGNYDLRQPDQATLLHREDRFDAYYFVGASLHPLLERYTALTGRAGLLPRWALSYGDADCYNDGDNAKKPGTVPEGWRDGPTGTTPDVVESVAKQYREHDMPGGWILPNDGYGCGYKQLPDVVQALSRYGFRTGLWTENGVDKIAWEVGKAGSRVQKLDVAWTGKGYQFAMDANRSAYDGILNNSDSRPFLWTVMGWAGIQRYAVAWTGDQSSSWDYIRWHVPTLIGSGLSGMAYATGDVDAIFGGSAETYTRDLQWKAFTPVLMGMSGWAANARKHPWWYDEPYRSINRDYLKLKMRLTPYMYGLAREAERSGAPPVRALMWDYPQDPQAYTEAHKYQFLLGRELLVAPVYRSQAASRGWRRGIHLPAGRWIDYWDGRQLLAGAQGRDLDRQVDLATLPVFVRAGAILPMYPAMLYDGERPLDELTLDLYPQGASQYTLYEDDGNTRRYAKGEYSEQDIAVQAPEQGSGEVRVRIAPVRGQYAGQLPQRRYALRVLSRARPDAVELDGRALPALADRAALQAADEGWYFDAAERRGTLHVRSASTDIRRALEFRLAFAVAAASADDAFPAAPELGRALPPDSLLVVNRPAEEPGHPLENAFDDDAATWFRSVRNQAVRTGAHEWTLGFGERRLIDGIELAPRNDQHWKHGQVRDYEVYLADSNGEWGAPIASGKLKLQQAAQTISFPARAGRLLRFRVLSTQNPDGDAAGSTDPMVSAAQGGTARAFDALQPRDVGPIALSTFRVLEHRGDERPAQQRYLSELPLPPALAGRVALDRAPGGQGEMRMNGLLFRRGLGVGADSRIDLQLQGGWRLLRADLGVDDRCRDAGGLQFQVWGDDRLLYDSGLVRAPGVVKPELDIRGLQRLSLRTLGAQGARPAQVCGNWANAVLIGQEGDTAVIATP from the coding sequence TTGGAAACCCGCGTGCGCTGTCGACGATTGCTGGCGCTGGCCCTGTGGCCGGCCTTGCTGGTCTGTACCCTGCCGGCGCTGGCCGACGGTGTGGGCAACCTGCGCAGCGTCGATGTGGCCACCGCGCGCGACGGCCGCGCGGCCTGGCAGATCGATACCGACACCGGTGCGCGCCTGCGCATCGAACTGCTGCGCGCCGACACCCTGCGCGTGCAGGCCGGCCGCCAGGGCAAGCTGACGCCGCCCGGCGACAAGGCCGCGCCCATCGTGCTGCCGCAGGCCGACGCCGCCCCGCAATACAGTTTCGAAGAAGACGCGCAGGAGCTGCGCATCCGCACCGATGCACTGGTGCTGCACATCCAGCGCCAGCCGCTGCGCCTGGCGCTGGACCGCATCGACGGCGGCCGCGCGCTGCCGCTGTGGCGCGAACTGCAGCCGCTGGACCTGTCGCCGCAACAAAGCGTGCAGGTGCTGTCCAGCGCCGCCGACGAGCATTACTACGGCGGCGGCCAGCAGAACGGCCGCTACGAGTTCAAGGGTCGCGAGCTGGAGATTTCCTACTCCGGCGGCTGGGAAGAGGGCGACCGTCCCAGCCCCGCGCCCATGCTGCTGAGCTCGCGCGGCTGGGGCATGCTGCGCAACACCTGGAGCGACGGCAATTACGACCTGCGCCAGCCCGATCAGGCGACCTTGCTGCATCGCGAGGATCGCTTCGACGCCTACTACTTCGTCGGCGCCAGCCTGCACCCGCTGCTGGAGCGCTACACCGCGCTGACCGGCCGCGCCGGCCTGCTGCCGCGCTGGGCGCTGTCCTACGGCGACGCCGATTGCTACAACGACGGCGACAACGCCAAGAAGCCCGGCACCGTGCCCGAAGGCTGGCGCGACGGCCCCACCGGCACCACGCCGGACGTGGTCGAGAGCGTGGCCAAGCAGTACCGCGAACACGATATGCCCGGCGGCTGGATCCTGCCCAACGACGGCTACGGCTGCGGCTACAAGCAACTGCCCGACGTGGTGCAGGCGCTGTCGCGCTACGGCTTCCGCACCGGTCTATGGACCGAGAACGGCGTCGACAAGATCGCCTGGGAAGTGGGCAAGGCCGGCAGCCGCGTGCAGAAGCTGGACGTGGCCTGGACCGGCAAGGGCTACCAGTTCGCGATGGACGCGAACCGCTCGGCTTACGACGGCATCTTGAACAACTCCGATTCGCGCCCGTTCCTGTGGACGGTGATGGGCTGGGCCGGCATCCAGCGCTACGCCGTGGCCTGGACCGGCGATCAGAGCAGCAGCTGGGATTACATCCGCTGGCACGTGCCGACCCTGATCGGCTCGGGCCTGTCGGGCATGGCCTACGCCACGGGCGACGTGGACGCGATCTTCGGCGGCAGCGCCGAGACCTACACCCGCGATCTGCAGTGGAAGGCCTTCACTCCGGTGCTGATGGGCATGTCGGGCTGGGCCGCCAATGCGCGCAAGCACCCGTGGTGGTACGACGAACCCTACCGCAGCATCAACCGCGACTACCTCAAGCTGAAGATGCGCCTGACCCCGTACATGTACGGCCTGGCGCGCGAAGCCGAACGCAGCGGCGCACCGCCGGTGCGCGCGCTGATGTGGGATTACCCGCAAGACCCGCAGGCGTATACCGAAGCGCACAAGTACCAGTTCCTGCTCGGCCGCGAGCTGCTGGTGGCGCCGGTGTACCGCAGCCAGGCCGCCAGCCGCGGCTGGCGCCGCGGCATCCACCTGCCGGCGGGCCGTTGGATCGACTACTGGGACGGGCGCCAGCTGCTGGCCGGCGCGCAGGGCCGCGACCTGGACCGTCAGGTCGACCTGGCCACGCTGCCGGTGTTCGTGCGCGCCGGCGCGATCCTGCCGATGTACCCGGCCATGCTCTACGACGGCGAACGCCCATTGGACGAGCTGACCCTGGACCTGTATCCGCAGGGCGCCTCGCAGTACACGCTGTACGAGGACGACGGCAACACCCGCCGCTACGCCAAGGGCGAATACAGCGAGCAGGACATCGCGGTGCAGGCGCCGGAGCAGGGCAGCGGCGAGGTGCGCGTGCGCATCGCGCCGGTGCGCGGCCAATACGCGGGCCAGCTGCCGCAGCGCCGCTACGCGCTGCGCGTGCTCAGCCGCGCGCGTCCCGACGCGGTGGAGCTCGACGGCCGCGCGCTGCCGGCGCTGGCCGACCGCGCCGCGCTGCAGGCGGCCGATGAAGGCTGGTACTTTGATGCGGCCGAGCGCCGCGGCACCCTGCACGTGCGCAGCGCCAGCACCGACATCCGCCGCGCGCTGGAGTTCCGCCTGGCCTTCGCGGTCGCCGCCGCGTCGGCCGACGACGCGTTCCCGGCCGCGCCCGAACTGGGCCGCGCGCTGCCGCCGGACAGCCTGCTGGTGGTCAACCGTCCCGCCGAAGAGCCCGGCCATCCGCTGGAAAACGCCTTCGACGACGATGCGGCCACCTGGTTCCGCAGCGTGCGCAACCAGGCCGTGCGCACCGGCGCGCACGAGTGGACCCTGGGCTTCGGCGAGCGCCGCCTGATCGACGGCATCGAACTGGCGCCGCGCAACGACCAGCATTGGAAGCACGGCCAGGTGCGCGACTACGAGGTCTACCTGGCCGACAGCAACGGCGAGTGGGGCGCGCCGATCGCCAGCGGCAAGCTCAAGCTGCAGCAGGCCGCGCAGACCATCAGCTTCCCCGCACGCGCCGGTCGCCTGCTGCGCTTCCGCGTGCTCAGCACGCAGAACCCCGACGGCGACGCCGCCGGCAGCACCGATCCCATGGTCAGCGCCGCCCAAGGCGGCACCGCGCGCGCGTTCGACGCGTTGCAGCCGCGCGATGTCGGCCCGATCGCCTTGTCGACTTTCCGCGTGCTCGAGCACCGCGGCGACGAACGCCCCGCGCAGCAGCGCTATCTGTCCGAACTGCCGCTGCCGCCGGCGCTGGCCGGGCGTGTGGCGCTGGATCGCGCGCCGGGCGGGCAGGGCGAGATGCGCATGAACGGCCTGCTGTTCCGCCGCGGCCTGGGCGTGGGCGCCGACAGCCGCATCGACCTGCAGCTGCAGGGCGGCTGGCGCCTGCTGCGCGCCGACCTGGGCGTGGACGACCGCTGCCGCGACGCGGGCGGTTTGCAGTTCCAGGTATGGGGCGACGACCGCCTGCTCTACGACAGCGGCCTGGTGCGCGCGCCCGGCGTGGTCAAACCCGAACTCGACATCCGCGGCCTGCAGCGGCTGAGCCTGCGCACCCTGGGCGCGCAAGGCGCGCGCCCGGCGCAGGTCTGCGGCAATTGGGCCAATGCGGTCCTGATCGGACAGGAGGGCGACACCGCCGTCATCGCCACGCCTTAA